A window of the Streptomyces luomodiensis genome harbors these coding sequences:
- a CDS encoding class I SAM-dependent methyltransferase, whose protein sequence is MTSETGYLLDNRQREAGRRFDALAGLFDPWTLDHLDRLGLAAGWRCWEVGAGGPSVPTALAERVGPTGQVLVTDIDTSWLTDLSGPAAGPVEVRRHDVARDEPPGGGFDLVHARLVLVHLPDRAEALRRMAEAVRPGGWLVVEDADPALQPLACPDERGPAEELANRVRRGFRSLLAGRGVDLAFGRTLPALLRGAGLADVRAEGCFPLTSPACRELEAATVRQLRGQLVAGGLATDEEIERHLAHLRDAGMDVTTAPLITCWGRRPD, encoded by the coding sequence ATGACATCCGAGACCGGCTATCTGCTGGACAACCGGCAACGCGAGGCCGGCCGGCGCTTCGACGCGCTGGCCGGGCTCTTCGACCCCTGGACCCTCGACCACCTCGACCGGCTCGGCCTCGCCGCCGGATGGCGCTGCTGGGAGGTGGGCGCGGGCGGGCCCTCGGTGCCCACCGCCCTCGCGGAGCGGGTCGGGCCCACCGGGCAGGTGCTGGTGACCGACATCGACACCTCCTGGCTGACGGATCTGTCCGGCCCGGCCGCCGGACCGGTCGAGGTACGGCGGCATGACGTGGCCCGCGACGAGCCACCGGGCGGCGGCTTCGACCTCGTCCACGCCCGGCTGGTGCTGGTGCACCTGCCCGACCGGGCCGAAGCGCTGCGGCGGATGGCCGAGGCGGTGCGGCCGGGCGGATGGCTGGTGGTGGAGGACGCCGATCCGGCGCTCCAGCCCCTCGCCTGCCCCGATGAGCGCGGCCCGGCCGAGGAACTGGCCAACCGCGTCCGCCGCGGGTTCCGGTCGCTGCTCGCCGGGCGCGGTGTGGACCTCGCCTTCGGCCGCACCCTGCCCGCCCTGCTGCGCGGCGCCGGGCTGGCCGACGTCCGCGCCGAGGGCTGTTTCCCGCTGACCTCCCCGGCGTGCCGGGAGCTGGAGGCGGCCACCGTGCGTCAGCTGCGCGGTCAGCTGGTGGCGGGCGGACTGGCCACCGACGAGGAGATCGAGCGCCACCTGGCCCATCTGCGCGATGCCGGAATGGACGTCACCACCGCCCCGCTCATCACCTGCTGGGGCCGGCGCCCCGACTGA
- a CDS encoding SDR family NAD(P)-dependent oxidoreductase has translation MSGALSGATALVTGATAGIGRAVALRLAALGAEVVVHGRDARRGAEVVREVSAAGATARFVAADLAEADDVRRLAAAAGDVDVLVNNAGVYRFADTAGTTPEMFDVHMAINTRAPLLLVGRLAPGMAARGHGAIVNLSTIAADTPARDAGAYGASKAALELLTRVWADEFGGRGVRVNAVRSGPVRTRGTSEMGEAALQAVARTTVLGRPAAPEEIAEAVVFLVSSRASYITGAILEARGGELAYR, from the coding sequence ATGAGTGGTGCGCTGTCCGGAGCCACCGCCCTGGTCACGGGCGCCACCGCGGGGATCGGCCGCGCCGTGGCCCTGCGCCTGGCGGCGCTGGGGGCCGAGGTGGTCGTCCACGGCCGGGACGCGCGACGGGGCGCGGAGGTGGTCCGGGAGGTGTCGGCGGCGGGGGCCACGGCCAGGTTCGTGGCGGCGGATCTGGCCGAGGCCGACGATGTGCGGCGGCTGGCCGCCGCGGCGGGCGACGTGGACGTGCTGGTGAACAACGCCGGCGTCTACCGGTTCGCGGACACCGCCGGGACCACACCCGAGATGTTCGACGTCCACATGGCCATCAACACCCGCGCACCGCTGCTGCTGGTCGGCCGGCTCGCACCGGGCATGGCCGCCCGGGGCCACGGGGCCATCGTCAACCTCAGCACCATCGCCGCCGACACCCCGGCCCGCGACGCCGGGGCGTACGGTGCCTCGAAGGCCGCGCTGGAGCTGCTGACCCGGGTGTGGGCCGATGAGTTCGGCGGCCGGGGCGTCCGGGTGAACGCCGTCCGTTCGGGCCCGGTCCGTACGCGGGGCACCTCCGAGATGGGGGAGGCGGCCCTCCAGGCGGTGGCCAGGACCACGGTCCTGGGCAGGCCGGCGGCGCCCGAGGAGATCGCCGAGGCCGTGGTGTTCCTCGTCTCCTCGCGGGCGAGCTACATCACCGGCGCGATCCTGGAGGCCCGCGGCGGCGAACTCGCCTATCGCTGA
- a CDS encoding ATP-binding SpoIIE family protein phosphatase, producing the protein MRRSRSRGEERLSLLSAVGAALTNREVLQHALDQAVSELGGIAGLVHWSCGPAGRRTLRLVLASGLPLAALRAWEEIREDEAPLAPARAVRDGRFVWMPAAAGRAPGPGQAGRPSLGALSASTTVASVPLAGPDRPVGALSVLTGPRKPTGEQAGFLRAVAHWAERRLSRPAAASDAGEAPPWWQQRPGGSVLQQSLEAVKVGSWEWGVHTGEMRWDRAGRTLLGIPEDYQRRIESWIDLILPEDMPRVMAATEKSLRERSVYEVEYRVRRPDGTTGWVLSRAHVELDESGEPVRMVGKVWDTTESRMARESVGQALRFMSDAFFAVNRDWRITFLNVEAERLLGPATKVLGRPLWDGPAGTVPGLEDRCRAAADDDRPAGFDIRWPTDGRWYHIRLVSVPDGLTAYLTDVTNRHTRAARRAEAERAGAEQSARIGELTNALADAVTTRDVVDVVATHVLPPFGASGLLILGLESGRLNVMGSVGYPRPFLRSVDGIPAFEGYRLLNDVLGSRRPRFISSAEEYEALFPDLAGNPAIAGKNAWAVLPLTVSGNAIGTISLSFDAPRRFSADERALLIALSGMVAQALARARLYDTEHARAQALQRGLLPRALPTPAAVTSTVRYLPASSGTGVGGDWYDVIPLSGERVALVIGDVMGHGLAEAATMGRLRTAVHTLANLELPPDEVLAHLNEVVGDLGEDSFATCLYAVYDPVSRLCSLARAGHPPPLVVRPDGGVQCLDPAPDPPLGATEPPFSTVDLRLPDGSLLVLYTDGLVESAARDIDTGIAECVRVLTSERGRLFTRPAPPPHPDGTETGEVEPDRMEPDGTERADRDRLDRLCDLLVGAMLPAQQLTADDTALLIARLHGLPSGNIAGWPLPEAPMAAPLARAHVRDQLRAWGLDDLVVTTELLADELVANVVRHARGPSHLRLIRGGALICEVSDTAATTPRIRRAAETDEGGRGLQLVSALSQRWGTRYTAEGKCIWTEQPIPRAHAAS; encoded by the coding sequence GTGAGGCGCTCCCGCTCGCGGGGCGAGGAACGGCTTTCCCTGCTCTCGGCGGTCGGCGCCGCGCTCACCAACCGCGAGGTGCTCCAGCACGCCCTGGACCAGGCGGTCTCCGAGCTGGGCGGTATCGCGGGCCTGGTGCACTGGTCCTGCGGCCCTGCCGGCCGCCGTACGCTGCGCCTGGTCCTCGCCAGCGGGCTGCCGCTGGCCGCCCTCCGGGCGTGGGAGGAGATCCGCGAGGACGAGGCCCCGCTCGCCCCCGCCCGAGCCGTGCGGGACGGCCGCTTCGTGTGGATGCCGGCGGCCGCCGGCAGGGCCCCCGGCCCCGGGCAGGCCGGCCGCCCCTCCCTCGGGGCCCTGTCGGCGTCGACCACCGTGGCGTCCGTTCCGCTGGCCGGACCGGACCGGCCGGTGGGCGCGCTGTCCGTGCTGACCGGCCCGCGGAAGCCGACCGGGGAGCAGGCCGGTTTCCTCCGGGCGGTGGCGCACTGGGCCGAACGCCGCCTCTCCCGCCCGGCCGCCGCGAGCGACGCGGGCGAGGCGCCCCCGTGGTGGCAGCAGCGGCCGGGCGGCTCGGTGCTCCAGCAGTCCCTGGAGGCGGTCAAGGTCGGCTCCTGGGAATGGGGCGTGCACACCGGTGAGATGCGCTGGGACCGGGCGGGGCGGACGCTGCTCGGCATCCCCGAGGACTACCAGCGGCGGATCGAGAGCTGGATCGACCTGATCCTCCCCGAGGACATGCCACGGGTGATGGCCGCCACCGAGAAGTCGCTGCGGGAGCGGAGCGTCTACGAGGTCGAGTACCGGGTCCGCCGTCCCGACGGGACCACCGGATGGGTGCTGAGCCGCGCCCATGTCGAACTCGACGAGAGCGGCGAGCCCGTGCGCATGGTCGGGAAGGTCTGGGACACCACCGAGAGCCGGATGGCCCGGGAATCGGTGGGGCAGGCGCTGCGCTTCATGAGCGACGCGTTCTTCGCGGTGAACCGGGACTGGCGGATCACCTTCCTCAACGTCGAGGCGGAACGCCTGCTGGGCCCGGCCACCAAGGTGCTCGGCCGGCCGCTGTGGGACGGCCCCGCGGGCACGGTCCCCGGGCTGGAGGACCGCTGCCGCGCTGCCGCCGACGACGACAGACCGGCCGGGTTCGACATCCGGTGGCCCACCGATGGCCGCTGGTACCACATACGGCTGGTCTCCGTGCCGGACGGGCTGACGGCCTACCTCACCGATGTCACCAACCGGCACACCCGGGCCGCGCGGCGCGCGGAGGCCGAGCGCGCCGGCGCCGAACAGTCCGCCAGAATCGGCGAGTTGACCAACGCGCTGGCCGACGCGGTGACCACGAGGGACGTCGTCGACGTGGTCGCCACGCACGTCCTGCCGCCGTTCGGCGCCTCGGGTCTGCTGATCCTGGGCCTGGAGAGCGGCCGGCTGAACGTGATGGGCTCGGTGGGGTATCCCCGCCCCTTCCTGCGCAGTGTGGACGGGATCCCGGCGTTCGAGGGCTACCGCCTGCTCAACGACGTACTCGGCTCGCGCCGGCCGCGCTTCATCTCCTCGGCCGAGGAGTACGAGGCGCTGTTCCCCGATCTGGCCGGCAATCCGGCCATCGCCGGGAAGAACGCCTGGGCCGTGCTCCCGCTGACCGTCTCGGGCAACGCCATCGGCACCATCTCCCTCTCCTTCGACGCGCCGCGCCGCTTCTCCGCCGATGAGCGCGCCCTGCTCATCGCCCTCAGCGGGATGGTGGCCCAGGCGCTGGCCCGAGCCCGCCTCTACGACACCGAGCACGCCCGCGCCCAGGCGCTCCAGCGCGGGCTGCTGCCCCGGGCCCTGCCCACGCCGGCCGCCGTCACCTCCACCGTCCGCTATCTGCCCGCCAGCAGTGGTACGGGCGTCGGCGGCGACTGGTACGACGTCATTCCGCTGTCCGGGGAGCGGGTGGCCCTGGTCATCGGCGATGTGATGGGCCATGGCCTGGCCGAGGCCGCCACCATGGGGCGGCTGCGCACCGCCGTGCACACGCTCGCCAACCTCGAACTGCCACCCGATGAGGTCCTGGCCCATCTCAACGAGGTCGTCGGCGATCTGGGCGAGGACTCCTTCGCGACCTGCCTGTACGCGGTGTACGACCCCGTCTCGCGGCTCTGCTCGCTCGCCCGCGCCGGTCATCCCCCGCCCCTGGTGGTGCGCCCGGACGGAGGTGTGCAGTGCCTGGACCCGGCGCCCGATCCGCCGCTGGGCGCCACCGAGCCCCCGTTCTCCACCGTCGATCTCCGGTTGCCCGACGGCAGTCTCCTGGTGCTGTACACCGACGGTCTGGTGGAGTCCGCCGCGCGCGACATCGACACCGGCATCGCCGAATGCGTGCGGGTCCTCACCAGCGAGCGCGGCCGGCTCTTCACCCGCCCGGCGCCCCCTCCGCACCCGGACGGTACGGAGACAGGCGAGGTGGAGCCGGACAGGATGGAGCCGGACGGGACGGAGCGGGCGGACCGCGACCGGCTCGACCGGCTCTGCGACCTGCTGGTCGGCGCCATGCTCCCCGCCCAGCAGCTGACCGCCGACGACACCGCCCTGCTGATCGCCCGGCTGCACGGGCTGCCGTCCGGGAACATCGCCGGATGGCCGCTGCCGGAGGCCCCGATGGCCGCCCCGCTCGCCCGCGCCCATGTCCGCGACCAGCTCCGGGCATGGGGGCTGGACGACCTCGTCGTCACCACCGAGCTGCTGGCCGACGAACTCGTCGCCAATGTCGTCCGGCACGCCAGGGGACCGAGCCACCTCCGGCTGATCCGCGGCGGTGCGCTGATCTGCGAGGTCTCGGACACCGCCGCCACCACTCCCCGGATCCGCCGGGCCGCCGAGACGGACGAGGGAGGGCGGGGCCTGCAACTGGTCTCCGCGCTCTCCCAGCGCTGGGGGACCCGCTACACCGCCGAGGGCAAGTGCATCTGGACCGAACAGCCCATCCCGCGGGCCCACGCGGCGTCGTGA
- a CDS encoding RrF2 family transcriptional regulator, translating to MRISAKADYAVRAALELAAAAEDTSVKAEAIAAAQGIPHKFLEGILGDLRRGGLVASQRGGKGGYRLARPADTISIAEVIRVVDGPLVSVRGVRPPELSYHGPAESLLPLWIAVRANVRKILGEVTLAQVAAAKLPDDVLGLADDPEAWTNP from the coding sequence ATGCGGATTTCGGCGAAGGCGGACTATGCGGTGCGGGCGGCGTTGGAACTGGCCGCGGCGGCGGAGGACACGTCCGTCAAGGCCGAGGCGATCGCCGCCGCGCAGGGCATACCGCACAAGTTCCTCGAAGGGATCCTGGGCGATCTGCGCCGGGGCGGACTGGTGGCCAGCCAGCGCGGCGGCAAGGGCGGATACCGGCTGGCCCGCCCCGCGGACACGATCAGCATCGCCGAGGTGATCCGGGTGGTCGACGGGCCCCTGGTGTCGGTGCGCGGAGTGCGCCCGCCCGAGCTGTCGTACCACGGACCGGCGGAGTCACTGCTGCCGCTGTGGATCGCGGTACGGGCCAATGTGCGCAAGATCCTCGGCGAGGTGACCCTCGCGCAGGTGGCCGCGGCCAAGCTGCCCGACGACGTCCTCGGCCTGGCCGACGACCCCGAAGCCTGGACCAACCCCTGA
- a CDS encoding PucR family transcriptional regulator has translation MNNKVQGVTVGDLLSYPALQLRLIAGGAGLHRSVSWAHVSELDDPTPWLLGAEMIMTTGIAVPRSAAGQRGYLERLDDAGVAALAVSAQLRMPPLRRAFFDAAEERGMPVLEIPLAVPFMAVAQEVAAAIQEDARHRLGAQLQVFGALRWLTSENLDTATLFSRLEKLSGYDIHLCTPQGRPLLPGVPAPDASVIPRSADAPPTIPGGFALPVPSPGGTAGFVIAFEREGARPAGLAVVQHIATVAALQLAMVRTERETLRREGAEILAELLQGALDPAVARRHLARHSIEGETVLAVVRGVTEEEVLGALEDQPYLLLNRGEDRYLLGAPGLGDAIESLSGAAAGMSRPVSPGAPLRIAQREALWAASHAVASGRVLVRYGDDVTGRWLPDDPAALTDLVEHVLGEALAYDAGHGSRLLPSVRTWMERDRRTDEAAAALHVHPNTLAYRLRRFHELTGRDLATTGAFAEVWLAIRAAGRLGLLD, from the coding sequence GTGAACAACAAGGTGCAGGGCGTGACCGTCGGCGACCTGCTGTCGTACCCGGCCCTTCAGCTCCGGCTGATCGCGGGCGGTGCCGGTCTGCACCGCTCGGTGTCCTGGGCCCATGTCAGCGAGCTGGACGACCCCACGCCCTGGCTGCTCGGCGCCGAGATGATCATGACGACGGGGATAGCGGTGCCCCGTTCGGCGGCCGGCCAGCGCGGCTATCTGGAGCGGCTCGACGACGCCGGGGTGGCCGCCCTCGCCGTCTCCGCCCAGCTACGCATGCCCCCGCTGCGCCGGGCGTTCTTCGACGCCGCCGAGGAGCGGGGCATGCCGGTCCTGGAGATTCCGCTGGCCGTGCCGTTCATGGCGGTGGCGCAGGAGGTGGCCGCCGCCATCCAGGAGGACGCCCGGCACCGGCTCGGCGCGCAGCTCCAGGTGTTCGGCGCGCTGCGCTGGCTGACCTCGGAGAACCTGGACACCGCGACGCTGTTCAGCCGGCTGGAGAAGCTCTCCGGATACGACATCCACCTGTGCACCCCACAGGGCCGGCCGCTGCTGCCCGGGGTGCCCGCGCCCGACGCGTCCGTGATTCCCCGCTCGGCGGACGCCCCGCCGACCATCCCCGGCGGCTTCGCGCTCCCGGTGCCCTCCCCCGGTGGCACGGCGGGGTTCGTCATCGCCTTCGAGCGGGAGGGCGCGCGCCCGGCGGGGCTCGCCGTGGTGCAGCACATCGCCACGGTGGCCGCGCTCCAGCTCGCCATGGTCCGCACCGAGCGGGAGACGCTGCGCCGCGAGGGTGCGGAGATCCTCGCCGAGCTGCTCCAGGGCGCGCTCGACCCCGCCGTGGCGCGGCGCCATCTGGCGCGCCACTCCATCGAGGGCGAGACCGTGCTGGCGGTGGTCAGGGGCGTCACCGAGGAGGAGGTGCTGGGGGCGCTGGAGGATCAGCCGTATCTGCTGCTCAACCGGGGCGAGGACCGCTATCTGCTGGGTGCGCCCGGCCTGGGCGACGCGATCGAGTCCCTGTCGGGGGCGGCCGCCGGGATGAGCCGTCCGGTCAGCCCCGGCGCCCCACTGCGGATCGCCCAGCGCGAGGCGCTGTGGGCGGCCTCGCACGCCGTCGCGTCCGGCCGCGTCCTCGTACGGTACGGCGACGACGTCACCGGCCGCTGGCTGCCCGACGACCCGGCCGCGCTCACCGACCTGGTCGAGCATGTGCTGGGCGAGGCGCTGGCTTACGACGCCGGGCACGGCTCACGGCTGCTGCCGTCGGTGCGCACCTGGATGGAGCGCGACCGCCGCACCGACGAGGCGGCCGCGGCGCTCCATGTGCACCCCAATACGCTGGCCTACCGGCTGCGCCGCTTCCATGAGCTCACCGGCCGCGATCTGGCCACCACCGGCGCGTTCGCCGAGGTCTGGCTGGCGATCCGGGCCGCGGGCCGGCTCGGCCTGCTGGACTGA
- a CDS encoding IlvD/Edd family dehydratase, with product MTDTETHGGRRSAAWFGAKGRSGMVYRSWMRNQGYSGEVFDGRPVIGIATTWSELAPCNSHLGRVAESVKRGVWQAGGFPLEFPAMALGETLMRPTAMLYRNLLAMEAEELMRANPLDGVVLLSGCDKTTPGLLMAASSVDLPAIMVTGGPMLNGKYRGADVGSGTQVWRFEAELAAGRMTEEECFFAEGCMARSNGHCMTMGTASTMASLAEALGMQLPYSASWPAVDARRYETAQRAGRRIVAMVAEDLRPSQIMTRAAFENAIRVNAAIGGSTNAVIHLLAIAGRLGVPLTLDDFDTLAREVPTLVDLQPSGRFLMEDFCYAGGLPVVMRELGALLHTEAATVSGRTVAENVADAECWNREVIRTLDDPFQEAGTGTAVLRGNLAPNGAVIKQSAASRHLLRHRGRALVFDTPEDYLAVHADEDLPVDEDTVLVIRGSGPRGYPGMPEVSNVVLPTKLLRRGVEDMVRICDGRMSGTGFGTVVLHVSPESAVGGPLALVRDGDWITLDVPARALTLEVGEEELARRRAAWEPPPPVAARGWSKLYTEHVLQADQGLDLDFLVGASGHEVPRESH from the coding sequence GTGACGGACACGGAAACACACGGCGGGCGGCGCAGCGCGGCCTGGTTCGGCGCGAAGGGCCGCTCCGGGATGGTCTACCGGTCCTGGATGCGCAACCAGGGCTATTCCGGTGAGGTGTTCGACGGCCGGCCGGTGATCGGCATCGCCACGACGTGGTCGGAGCTGGCGCCCTGCAACAGCCATCTGGGGCGGGTCGCTGAGTCGGTGAAGCGCGGGGTCTGGCAGGCCGGTGGCTTTCCGCTGGAGTTCCCCGCGATGGCGCTGGGCGAGACGCTGATGCGGCCCACCGCGATGCTGTACCGCAATCTGCTGGCCATGGAGGCCGAGGAGCTGATGCGGGCCAATCCGCTGGACGGTGTGGTGCTGCTGTCCGGCTGCGACAAGACCACTCCCGGTCTGCTGATGGCCGCCTCCAGCGTCGATCTGCCGGCCATCATGGTCACCGGCGGCCCGATGCTGAACGGCAAGTACCGGGGCGCGGACGTGGGCTCGGGCACCCAGGTCTGGCGGTTCGAGGCCGAGCTGGCGGCCGGGCGGATGACCGAGGAGGAGTGCTTCTTCGCCGAGGGCTGCATGGCCAGGTCCAACGGGCACTGCATGACCATGGGCACCGCGTCCACCATGGCGTCGCTGGCCGAGGCGCTCGGCATGCAGCTGCCCTACTCGGCGAGCTGGCCGGCGGTGGACGCCCGCCGGTACGAGACGGCGCAGCGGGCCGGCCGGCGGATCGTGGCGATGGTGGCGGAGGATCTGCGGCCGTCGCAGATCATGACCCGGGCGGCGTTCGAGAACGCGATCCGGGTCAACGCGGCCATCGGCGGCTCCACCAACGCGGTGATCCATCTGCTGGCCATCGCGGGACGGCTGGGCGTGCCGCTGACGCTCGACGACTTCGACACGCTGGCCAGGGAGGTGCCCACACTGGTCGATCTCCAGCCCTCCGGACGGTTCCTGATGGAGGACTTCTGCTACGCCGGGGGGCTGCCGGTGGTGATGCGCGAGCTGGGCGCGCTGCTGCACACGGAGGCGGCCACGGTGAGCGGACGCACGGTGGCGGAGAACGTGGCCGACGCCGAGTGCTGGAACCGTGAGGTGATCCGGACGCTGGACGACCCGTTCCAGGAGGCCGGCACCGGCACCGCGGTGCTGCGCGGCAACCTCGCCCCGAACGGCGCGGTGATCAAACAGTCCGCCGCGTCGCGGCATCTGCTCCGGCACCGCGGCCGGGCCCTGGTGTTCGACACTCCGGAGGACTACCTCGCCGTCCACGCCGACGAGGACCTCCCAGTGGACGAGGACACGGTGCTGGTGATCCGGGGCAGCGGCCCCCGTGGCTATCCGGGCATGCCCGAGGTCTCCAATGTGGTGCTGCCGACGAAGTTGCTGCGCAGGGGCGTCGAGGACATGGTGCGGATCTGCGACGGCCGGATGTCCGGCACCGGTTTCGGCACCGTGGTGCTGCACGTGTCCCCCGAGTCCGCCGTCGGCGGCCCGCTGGCGCTGGTGCGCGACGGCGACTGGATCACCCTCGACGTTCCCGCGCGTGCGCTGACGCTGGAGGTCGGCGAGGAGGAGCTGGCGCGCCGCCGGGCCGCCTGGGAGCCCCCGCCGCCGGTGGCCGCGCGGGGCTGGAGCAAGCTCTACACCGAGCATGTGCTCCAGGCGGATCAGGGTCTGGACCTGGACTTCCTGGTCGGCGCCAGTGGACACGAGGTGCCCCGCGAGTCCCACTGA
- a CDS encoding Gfo/Idh/MocA family protein — MVSTLGVAVVGFGWMGRVHTQAYVRLPHHFPQLSVRPELVAVADEVPGRADEAAGRYGFATAVRDWQEVAADPRVQAVSIAAPNFLHREIGTAMARAGKHIWIEKPVGLTADDARAVATAVAEAGVQGAVGFNYRNAPAVQTARAMIADGEIGTVTHARVRLFSDYAAHPEAALTWRYERARGGSGVLGDLASHGVDLARFLLGEIAALTADTAVFVPERARPTGATAGHTRAAGGELGPVENEDYVSCLLRFASGARGVLEACRVSVGEQNTYGFEIHGTKGALHWDFRRMGELGVSRGTAYQDQPVSTVYVGPGHGEYAAFQPGSANSMGYDDLKVIEAYHFLRSIAEGTAYGATLDDAVHSATVLDAMTRSAERGTWVNPG, encoded by the coding sequence ATGGTGAGTACGCTCGGGGTCGCCGTCGTGGGGTTCGGCTGGATGGGACGGGTGCACACCCAGGCGTACGTCCGTCTGCCGCACCACTTCCCGCAGCTGTCCGTACGGCCCGAACTGGTCGCCGTAGCCGATGAGGTGCCCGGCCGGGCCGACGAGGCCGCGGGGCGGTACGGCTTCGCCACCGCCGTCCGGGACTGGCAGGAGGTCGCCGCCGACCCCCGCGTCCAGGCGGTGAGCATCGCCGCGCCGAACTTCCTGCACCGGGAGATCGGCACCGCCATGGCCCGCGCGGGCAAGCACATCTGGATCGAGAAGCCGGTCGGACTCACCGCCGACGACGCCCGCGCGGTCGCCACCGCCGTGGCCGAGGCCGGTGTCCAGGGCGCGGTCGGCTTCAACTACCGCAACGCGCCCGCCGTCCAGACCGCCCGCGCCATGATCGCCGACGGGGAGATCGGCACCGTCACCCATGCCCGCGTCCGCCTCTTCAGCGACTACGCCGCCCACCCCGAAGCCGCCCTGACCTGGCGGTACGAACGGGCCCGGGGCGGCAGCGGAGTGCTGGGCGACCTCGCCTCCCACGGTGTGGACCTGGCCCGGTTCCTGCTCGGCGAGATCGCCGCCCTGACCGCCGACACCGCCGTCTTCGTGCCCGAGCGGGCCCGCCCCACCGGCGCCACCGCGGGCCACACCCGGGCCGCCGGCGGCGAGCTGGGTCCGGTGGAGAACGAGGACTACGTCTCCTGTCTGCTGCGCTTCGCCTCTGGCGCCCGCGGCGTGCTGGAGGCGTGCCGGGTCTCGGTCGGCGAGCAGAACACCTACGGCTTCGAGATCCACGGCACCAAGGGCGCGCTCCACTGGGACTTCCGGCGCATGGGCGAACTCGGCGTCAGCCGCGGCACCGCCTACCAGGACCAGCCCGTCTCCACCGTGTACGTCGGCCCCGGGCACGGTGAATACGCCGCCTTCCAGCCGGGCTCGGCCAACAGCATGGGCTATGACGACCTGAAGGTGATCGAGGCGTACCACTTCCTGCGCTCCATCGCCGAGGGCACCGCGTACGGCGCCACCCTGGACGACGCCGTGCACAGCGCCACCGTGCTGGACGCCATGACCCGCTCCGCCGAGCGGGGCACCTGGGTGAACCCCGGCTGA
- a CDS encoding acyl-CoA dehydrogenase family protein codes for MTVVDAAVEAPDRARWLKIADEAADDLATDAVLRDQAGKTPYDEVARLREAGLLTLLIPAEHGGGGGDWPTACAVVRKIAAADGAIGQVLGCHYLLCFSARFFGGADLAARLERRSAAEQWCWGGGLTTREPRLTLTPGHGGHMLNGRQGYATGVLVADRLAVRAIHADTGEPLAVFVDATHPGVVCGSDDGDTFGQRLAAGGSVEFDAVPVGDDAVLGPLSWDEDTLSPFSGLSAPTGRLVSAQICLGIAQGVLAEAREYTRAVHAPWPHTSPRDPYALTTYGELTVATFSAAALADQALEALDAGLARGEDLTDDECAEITVLAAAAEAAASRAAHDATARALDVIGARSASSAYGFDRFWRNARTHTLYDPVAHRLHEVGDYFLNGEHPPFTLPF; via the coding sequence GTGACGGTGGTGGATGCGGCGGTTGAAGCGCCCGACCGCGCGAGGTGGCTGAAGATCGCCGACGAGGCGGCGGACGACCTCGCCACGGACGCGGTCCTCCGTGACCAGGCGGGCAAGACGCCGTACGACGAGGTCGCCCGGCTCCGTGAGGCGGGGCTCCTGACGCTGCTGATCCCCGCCGAGCACGGGGGCGGGGGCGGGGACTGGCCCACGGCCTGCGCCGTCGTGCGCAAGATCGCCGCGGCCGACGGCGCGATCGGCCAGGTGCTCGGCTGTCACTACCTGCTCTGTTTCAGCGCACGCTTCTTCGGCGGGGCCGATCTCGCGGCCCGGCTGGAACGGCGGTCCGCGGCGGAGCAGTGGTGCTGGGGCGGCGGGCTGACCACCCGCGAGCCACGGCTGACGCTCACCCCCGGCCACGGTGGCCACATGCTGAACGGACGCCAGGGGTACGCCACCGGCGTCCTGGTCGCCGACCGGCTGGCCGTCCGCGCCATCCACGCCGACACCGGCGAACCGCTGGCCGTGTTCGTCGACGCCACCCATCCCGGTGTGGTGTGCGGCAGCGACGACGGGGACACCTTCGGACAGCGGCTGGCGGCCGGCGGCAGCGTGGAGTTCGACGCGGTGCCGGTCGGGGACGACGCGGTGCTCGGCCCGCTCTCCTGGGACGAGGACACCCTGTCGCCCTTCAGCGGCCTGTCCGCGCCGACCGGGCGTCTGGTCTCGGCGCAGATCTGTCTCGGGATCGCGCAGGGAGTGCTCGCCGAGGCCCGCGAGTACACCAGGGCCGTACACGCGCCCTGGCCGCACACCTCCCCGCGCGATCCGTACGCGCTGACCACCTACGGCGAACTCACCGTCGCCACGTTCTCCGCCGCCGCCCTCGCCGATCAGGCGCTGGAGGCCCTGGACGCCGGGCTCGCGCGGGGCGAGGACCTCACCGACGACGAATGCGCCGAGATCACCGTGCTGGCCGCCGCGGCCGAGGCCGCCGCCTCCCGGGCCGCCCACGACGCCACCGCCCGCGCCCTGGACGTCATCGGCGCGCGCTCCGCCTCCTCCGCCTACGGATTCGACCGCTTCTGGCGCAACGCGCGCACCCACACGCTCTACGACCCCGTCGCCCACCGGCTCCACGAGGTCGGCGACTACTTCCTCAACGGCGAGCATCCCCCGTTCACCCTGCCCTTCTGA